In the genome of Meles meles chromosome 2, mMelMel3.1 paternal haplotype, whole genome shotgun sequence, one region contains:
- the NPY2R gene encoding neuropeptide Y receptor type 2, which yields MGPVGAEADENQTVEEMKVEKYHPRQTTPRGELASDPEPELIDSTMLIEVRIILILAYCSIILLGVIGNSLVIHVVIKFKSMRTVTNFFIANLAVADLLVNTLCLPFTLTYTLMGEWKMGLVLCHLVPYAQGLAVQVSTITLTVIALDRHRCIVYHLESKISKRISFLIIGLAWGISALLASPLAIFREYSLIEIIPDFEIMVCTEKWPGEEKNIYGTVYSLSSLLILYLLPLGIISFSYTRIWSKLKNHVSPAAANDHYHQRRQKTTKMLVCVVVVFAVSWLPLHAFQLAVDIDNQVLDLKEYKLIFTVFHIIAMCSTFANPLLYGWMNSNYRKAFLAAFRCEQRLDAIHSEVSVTCKTKKNLEVKKNIGPHDSFTEATNV from the coding sequence ATGGGTCCCGTAGGTGCGGAGGCTGATGAGAACCAGACAGTGGAAGAAATGAAGGTAGAGAAGTATCATCCAAGGCAAACCACTCCCAGAGGTGAGCTGGCCTCCGACCCTGAGCCAGAGCTGATAGACAGCACCATGCTGATTGAGGTACGGATTATCCTCATATTAGCCTACTGCTCCATCATCTTGCTTGGGGTCATTGGAAACTCTCTGGTGATTCACGTGGTGATCAAATTCAAGAGCATGCGCACCGTAACCAACTTTTTCATTGCCAATCTGGCTGTGGCAGATCTTCTGGTAAACACCCTGTGCTTGCCATTCACTCTGACCTACACCTTAATGGGGGAGTGGAAAATGGGTCTCGTCCTATGCCACCTGGTACCCTATGCCCAGGGCCTGGCGGTACAAGTGTCCACTATCACCTTGACAGTAATTGCCTTGGACCGACACCGTTGCATTGTCTACCATCTGGAAAGCAAGATCTCCAAGAGAATCAGCTTCCTGATTATCGGCCTGGCCTGGGGCATCAGCGCCCTGCTGGCCAGTCCCCTGGCCATCTTCCGCGAGTATTCACTGATTGAAATTATTCCCGACTTTGAGATCATGGTCTGTACAGAGAAGTGGCCTGGCGAGGAGAAGAACATCTATGGCACGGTCTACAGTCTTTCTTCCTTGTTAATCCTGTATCTTTTGCCTCTGGGCATCATCTCCTTCTCCTACACTCGTATCTGGAGTAAACTTAAGAACCACGTGAGCCCCGCAGCTGCCAATGATCACTACCACCAGCGAAGGCAGAAAACCACCAAGATGCTGGTGTGTGTGGTCGTGGTGTTTGCAGTCAGCTGGTTGCCTCTCCACGCGTTCCAGCTCGCTGTGGACATTGACAACCAAGTCCTCGACCTGAAGGAGTATAAGCTCATCTTCACCGTGTTCCACATCATTGCCATGTGCTCCACCTTTGCCAACCCCCTCCTCTATGGCTGGATGAACAGCAACTATAGAAAGGCTTTCCTCGCAGCCTTCCGCTGTGAGCAGAGGCTGGATGCCATCCACTCTGAGGTGTCCGTGACATGCAAGactaaaaagaatctggaagtgaAAAAGAACATTGGCCCCCATGACTCTTTCACAGAGGCTACCAACGTTTAA